A stretch of Schistocerca americana isolate TAMUIC-IGC-003095 chromosome 3, iqSchAmer2.1, whole genome shotgun sequence DNA encodes these proteins:
- the LOC124606957 gene encoding reticulophagy regulator 3-like: MDLRKRVTDWFSRMRSWKTGTGTQAEASVAVVDDDPDLERTLWRFEPYVMKVQSVLIWENPVISVFCVVVVNILFWLVVNFQWRFYGLLFTLALTAILYDVWAQKCWPEISESLSEKTRRTLQVPPMQTRALTVPEISHYLSQAQSMLRDYYIWLKNMRDDQPGMFCCLMCASFLVLTVIGRTVPGCVIGYILIMTVMVGPGVCIHVLPPTAVQKLKNFCVSFKEKGRDTDSEVEDYLPEQTGENLALLQQAGEPVEDEQQDDSIIPEEFGLELEMSGNDPTAPDSLVTQTSFVTGMNAMPSHEEGSTDGLDISDFDLSAPPSQHGTNGGDLRTKQELEIEHSDTDEDDIGEIHFQSSHFNGDSSEEEEKDFVQGLSFDAAEADKTAGHPSKATVSGGLSDILTSTAVQAVARNIADITAMGQSLISTVIGTGAASAQEASAQTPRQQSNVSSVKPSDQCSSSSSDSDDFEMISQDDLS, from the exons ATGGATCTTCGGAAAAGAGTTACAGATTGGTTTTCGCGAATGAGAAGCTGGAAAACAGGAACTGGAACTCAAGCTGAGGCATCTGTTGCTGTTGTTGACGATGATCCAGATTTGGAAAGAACTCTTTGGCGCTTTGAACCGTATGTCATGAAAGTTCAGAGCGTTTTAATATGGGAAAATCCAGTGATCAGTGTGTTTTGTGTCGTAGTGGTCAACATTTTATTTTG GTTGGTTGTCAATTTCCAGTGGCGTTTTTATGGCCTTTTGTTCACTCTTGCCCTTACAGCAATTCTTTACGACGTGTGGGCACAGAAATGTTGGCCAGAAATATCAGAATCCTTGTCGGAAAAGACGAGACGCACTTTGCAAGTGCCACCCATGCAAACAAG aGCATTAACTGTTCCAGAGATAAGTCACTACCTGAGCCAAGCTCAGTCTATGTTGCGAGACTACTACATCTGGTTAAAAAATATGAGAGATGACCAGCCAGGCATG TTTTGTTGCTTGATGTGTGCAAGTTTCTTGGTTCTTACTGTTATCGGCCGTACTGTTCCGGGATGTGTTATTGGCTATATACTGATAATGACTGTTATGGTTGGTCCTGGTGTCTGCATTCATGTTTTACCTCCAACTGCAGTACAGAAACTGAAAAATTTTTGTGTATCATTTAAGGAGAAAGGAAGAG ATACAGACAGTGAAGTAGAAGATTACTTGCCGGAGCAGACGGGGGAAAATTTGGCACTGCTACAGCAAGCAGGAGAACCAGTTGAAGATGAACAGCAGGATGATTCTATTATTCCAGAGGAGTTTGGACTTGAACTAGAGATGAGTGGTAATGATCCAACAG CCCCAGATTCGTTGGTGACACAGACTTCTTTTGTAACTGGAATGAATGCAATGCCATCCCACGAGGAGGGAAGTACAGATGGTCTCGACATCAGTGACTTCGATTTGTCAGCACCACCATCACAGCATGGAACTAACGGTGGTGATTTGCGCACaaaacaagaactagaaattgaacATTCAGACACAGATGAGGATGACATTGGAGAAATTCATTTTCAGAGTTCACACTTCAATGGTGACAgctctgaagaagaagaaaaggacttTGTGCAGGGTCTTAGCTTTGATGCTGCCGAAGCAGACAAGACTGCAGGTCATCCAAGCAAGGCCACTGTGAGTGGAGGCCTGAGTGATATCTTGACATCAACTGCTGTGCAGGCTGTGGCGAGAAACATTGCAGATATTACTGCGATGGGACAGAGCTTAATTTCTACTGTGATAGGCACAGGTGCAGCTTCAGCTCAAGAAGCCAGTGCCCAAACTCCTCGGCAGCAGTCTAATGTTTCTTCTGTGAAACCCTCTGATCAGTGTTCCTCCTCATCTTCAGACAGTGATGACTTCGAGATGATTTCACAGGATGATCTCTCGTAA